The following are from one region of the Fusarium verticillioides 7600 chromosome 1, whole genome shotgun sequence genome:
- a CDS encoding zinc finger transcription factor ace1 has protein sequence MSFSHPRRRTPVTRPDSDTDNALSLKNSSTLRKGATFHSPTSSSSALDNTFVPPTLPRAQSHLDDVVDANRRRVALALNDIDEALSLDQLSLSPKSSIKTLRDTSLPIPRGFLEGPIVDPKMTKEEERRVLRPRSVRHSRHHESDSGLGTSVASTNEKRGAVTSAKKETKVQTRSAITRSVAAASEKLPSLGPKAINRIHEHTLRPLLAKPTLKEFEPIVLDIPRRIRSKEIICLRDLEKTLIFMAPEKTKSATLYLDFCLTSVQCIQATVEYLSDREQIRPADRPYTNGYFLDLKDQILQYGKQLAAKNSGDDMDIDAYVPSFVPLDYPTNSRRRSDEIKLIGGLHEGRPVELVRVRKDGTYISLDTGKPVEVDSDSPMQVKRSLSQQLEDEEEIQRSMARRKKNASPEELAPKKCREPGCNKEFKRPCDLTKHEKTHSRPWKCPVPTCKYHTYGWPTEKEMDRHHNDKHSAAPAMYECMFKPCPYKSKRESNCKQHMEKAHGWTYVRTKTNGKKLPSVAGSVQQQTPPLGNMSTPSSTEYNGVPTPPQNDVTQFVGDFPLYPNDSDWMSINNIPSETLHLDLGMDSTSPASASSYEQYAPYQNGSAFILDNEDLYAAHMQLPAQLPTPEHPVMYNSNLKMMQQQLPMYQQPQQQIPIPTVAPHFSPTGQETAMLYTPNSLRDVDESFDDSFAGDGMDFPLFPNDNGNGMTKTNEYQSLFGEIPSANLGFSQNSQDIFQMMDWSNVDLQQNLGE, from the exons ATGTCCTTCTCCCACCCTCGTCGAAGGACTCCGGTGACTCGCCCGGACAGCGACACCGACAATGCCCTGTCCCTTAAGAACAGCTCTACCCTCCGTAAGGGTGCGACATTTCACTCTCctacttcatcatcttcggcTCTAGACAACACATTTGTCCCTCCCACGCTGCCTCGGGCTCAGTCTCATTTGGATGATGTCGTCGATGCCAACCGTCGACGTGTGGCCCTGGCTCTGAACGACATCGACGAGGCTCTATCCTTAGATCAGCTCTCCCTGTCGCCAAAGTCTAGTATCAAGACCCTTAGAGACACCAGTCTCCCCATCCCTCGCGGCTTCCTCGAGGGACCTATCGTCGACCCCAAGATgacaaaagaagaggagaggcgCGTTCTGCGCCCTCGCTCTGTTCGCCATTCACGGCACCATGAGTCTGACAGCGGTTTGGGTACATCGGTGGCTTCCACAAACGAGAAGCGGGGTGCAGTCACTTCggcaaagaaggagacaaAGGTGCAAACACGATCCGCCATCACAAGATCCGTTGCCGCAGCATCGGAAAAGCTTCCCTCTCTGGGGCCCAAGGCTATTAACCGCATTCACGAGCACACTTTGCGCCCTTTGTTGGCAAAGCCGACCctcaaggagtttgagcCCATTGTTCTTGACATCCCGCGACGAATTCGATCAAAGGAAATTATTTGCTTgcgagatcttgagaaaaCATTGATCTTTATGGCACCG gagaagaccaagtcaGCAACTTTGTACCTGGATTTCTGCCTTACGTCCGTCCAATGCATTCAAGCGACCGTCGAATATCTCAGCGACCGCGAACAAATTCGACCTGCTGACCGGCCTTACACTAACGGATACTTCCTCGACCTGAAGGACCAGATTCTCCAATACGGAAAACAACTTGCCGCAAAGAACAGCGGTGACGATATGGATATCGACGCGTATGTACCCAGCTTTGTTCCCTTGGACTATCCAACTAACTCTCGCCGAAGATCCGACGAGATCAAACTCATCGGTGGTCTCCACGAAGGTCGCCCCGTCGAGCTCGTTCGTGTCCGCAAGGACGGCACATATATCTCTCTCGACACTGGTAAGCCTGTCGAGGTTGACAGCGACTCGCCAATGCAAGTAAAGCGATCCCTGAGTCAGCAGctcgaggacgaggaggagatccaACGATCCATGGCTCGCCGCAAGAAGAATGCTTCACCCGAGGAGCTAGCTCCCAAGAAGTGCCGCGAGCCCGGCTGCAACAAGGAGTTCAAGCGTCCTTGCGATCTCACCAAGCACGAAAAGACTCACTCTCGCCCTTGGAAGTGCCCTGTCCCAACTTGCAAGTATCACACCTATGGATGGCCCACTGAGAAGGAAATGGACCGCCACCACAACGACAAGCACTCTGCTGCCCCTGCAATGTATGAGTGCATGTTCAAGCCTTGCCCTTATAAGTCGAAACGTGAATCCAACTGCAAGCAGCACATGGAGAAAGCCCATGGCTGGACCTACGTTCGAACCAAGACCAATGGAAAGAAGCTGCCATCAGTTGCTGGCAGTGTTCAGCAGCAGACTCCGCCTCTGGGTAACATGTCAACGCCTTCTTCTACTGAATACAACGGTGTGCCCACTCCACCTCAGAACGATGTGACACAATTCGTTGGCGACTTCCCTCTCTACCCTAATGACTCGGACTGGATgtcaatcaacaacattcCCTCCGAGACACTTCACCTGGATCTGGGCATGGATTCCACCTCGCCTGCTTCGGCTAGTTCCTACGAGCAGTATGCCCCATACCAGAATGGCTCGgccttcatcctcgataACGAGGACCTCTATGCTGCTCATATGCAGCTTCCTGCTCAGCTGCCCACACCTGAGCATCCTGTCATGTATAactccaacctcaagatgATGCAACAGCAATTGCCTATGTATCAGCAACCCCAGCAGCAGATTCCCATCCCGACTGTTGCTCCTCACTTTTCGCCAACTGGCCAGGAGACAGCCATGCTTTACACTCCAAACTCATTACgggatgttgatgaaagTTTTGACGACTCCTTTGCAGGAGACGGCATGGACTTTCCGCTCTTCCCTAATGAcaatggcaatggcatgACCAAGACCAATGAATACCAGTCACTGTTTGGTGAAATCCCCAGCGCCAACCTGGGCTTCTCCCAGAATTCCCAGGATATCTTTCAGATGATGGACTGGTCAAACGTTGATTTGCAGCAGAACCTCGGAGAATAG